The sequence AACGGCGGGAAACGCCTTCCCGGTTGTTTCGGCGATTTCGATATCGCGATGGACCGTCTCAGACGAACGCCACCAGGAGTAGCCCGACCGTTCCCCCGAGGACGGCGTAATCCCGGCCGCTCAGTGCCATCGCCGGCGGTGTCGGATTCCACGAGAGACAGCGGGCGCGCAGGGCGACCGCAAGGCCGTCGGCCCGGCGGGTGGCCCGGCGTAGCCCATCCAGGGCGACGATGCGCATCCGCTCGTGGAGCGGGCGTTGCTCCCCGAGGCGGGCCCGGGAGGCGTCACGCGCGCGCTGGAGGTCCGTCTGGAGTAGCGGCAACAACCGAAAGACGAACGCGACGCCGAGGGCGAGTCCTCGGCCGACGCGTCCCGGCACCAGCCACGCGACCGCCGCCCGCGATTCGCGGACCGGCGTCGTCTTGACGTAGGCCGCCCCGACCGCCAGCAGGAGGACGCTCCGGTAGCTTGCGAGTGCGGGACCGACGGTATCGGCCGGGACGAACCAGGGCGCACCGAGCGTCAGCCCCGCGACGAGGGGCGCCCCGAGAAGGAACGGAACGAGCGGGCCGTACTCCGCGAGCGTCTCGACGGGGCCGACGCGGGCGGCCAGCAGTGCGCCCCCGACCACGAGCGTGAGGGCAGACAGACCGGCCGGGGTCGTCAACTCGAAGGCCGCGACGGCGAACCCGACCTGCGCGAGGAGTTTCGTCCGCGGGTCGAGCGCTCGCGCGAGTCCGCCACCCGTCTCGTAGGTCAGCATGGCGGCCTGACGTCGACCTCGCCGAGGCGGTCGAGCACCTCGGCCGGTGGCCCCTCGACCGCGACGCGTCCGTCGGCGAGTGCGACGAGGCGGTCGGCCCGCTCCCAGACGTCCCGGAGGTCGTGGGTCACGACGATCAGACTGGTTCCCGATGCGTGGAGGTCGTCGAGGTGCGCCCAGACGGACCGCCGACCCGCCGCGTCCAGTCCGTTCATCGGTTCGTCGAGGACCAGATGCGACGGGCGCATGGCCAGCGCCCCCGCGATGGCCACCCGGGCCTGTTCGCCGCCGGAGAGCGAGTCGATGCGCTCTCCCTCTCGATCGTTCATGCCGACGGCGTCGAGGGCGTTCGACACCCGTTCGTCTATCTCGTCTCTGGTGAGTCCGAGGTTCTCCGGTCCGAACGCGACGTCGGAACCGACTGTCGCGGCGACGAACTGATCGCGGGGGTTCTGGAACACCATCCCGACCGCCGTTCGAGCGGCGACCGGGTCGTCGGTCGCCTCGGTTCCCTCGACGACCACCGATCCCGAATCCGGCGTTTCCAGGGCGTTGCAATGTCTAACCAGCGTC is a genomic window of Halanaeroarchaeum sp. HSR-CO containing:
- a CDS encoding energy-coupling factor transporter transmembrane protein EcfT; translation: MLTYETGGGLARALDPRTKLLAQVGFAVAAFELTTPAGLSALTLVVGGALLAARVGPVETLAEYGPLVPFLLGAPLVAGLTLGAPWFVPADTVGPALASYRSVLLLAVGAAYVKTTPVRESRAAVAWLVPGRVGRGLALGVAFVFRLLPLLQTDLQRARDASRARLGEQRPLHERMRIVALDGLRRATRRADGLAVALRARCLSWNPTPPAMALSGRDYAVLGGTVGLLLVAFV
- a CDS encoding energy-coupling factor ABC transporter ATP-binding protein; translation: MIEITDLVARYGDATALDGVSLTVEDGEFVVLTGPNGSGKTTLVRHCNALETPDSGSVVVEGTEATDDPVAARTAVGMVFQNPRDQFVAATVGSDVAFGPENLGLTRDEIDERVSNALDAVGMNDREGERIDSLSGGEQARVAIAGALAMRPSHLVLDEPMNGLDAAGRRSVWAHLDDLHASGTSLIVVTHDLRDVWERADRLVALADGRVAVEGPPAEVLDRLGEVDVRPPC